The genome window CCCGATCTTCACCGTGGTCACCGTCTTCCCGGCGATCGTCTCGGTGACCTTCTTGGTGATGAAGTAGTTGATCGCCTCCGACATGGTGTTGAAGTAGGTCGGGTCGCCGAGATCCGCTTCCTCCTTCATCGCCTTGTAGTCGATCTTGGGCGGCGGGATGAACTTGATGACGTTCAGGTCCGGATCGGCGATCAGCGAGCCGTCCTTGCGAAAGATCGAGTAGACGAAGTTGTCGCCGTCGGCCACCGTGTAGCTGTCGATCGTCCCCAGCACCGTTCCCGATCCGCTGACCGTCCCCGGCGAACTGGCTCCGTTGTACCATTCGTACTTGTTCCCGAGTGCGTCGATCCGATCCCACGTGGGCGCCGTCGCCGGCAGGCTGTTCACAGCGGTCAGCGTCTTGACATTGCCCTCGACCGTCCCGTCGTTCACCAGCGCGTTGGCGAAGATGTCCTTCTTCACGACCGATCCCGTCGCCATGGTCACCGTCCCCGCGGCCACCACCGCGCCGTCGAGGGTGATGTCCTGGGGGATGTCCACCGTGCCGTTGGAGAAGATCGTCGACTCGATCTTGAAGGTCGGCCCCGCCAGGCCGCTGTGATTGTGCAGAACCGCCTGGTTGAACGCCGTGTAGCCGTACTTGAACGCCTCCGGGATGATCTGAAAGACGAGCTCCGTCGTCCGGGTCGCCTTGTTCATGACGCCGGTGGACTCGATGCGGTAAAGCTGCCCCCGGTCCATCACGGCCGAGATGTCGTAGATCTTGCCGCTGAACTCGGCCCCTTCGAGGGCCGCGCTCACGTCCGCGTCGTAGGAGTTGAAGGCCGTTCCCTGCGGCGTCGGCTGGATGAGCCCCTCCGTGAACAGGTAGTAGGCGTAGTTGAGCCCCGCCTTCGACGCGAACAGAGCCCGTTCGGCGTCGCGCTCGTTAGCAGCGATGCGATGATCGGCGTTGCTCATGACGATCATCGTCCCCGCGATCGCCGACGCGAAGAGCGCGAGCAGGATGACCACGATCAGGGCCGATCCGCCCCGCTCGCGGTGCGGTGAATCGTTGTGGGGGATGCTCATCGGTCCGCTCCTCACGGCGTCTTCAGCCGGAACGTCTGCTTCTCGGTCTGGCCGGTCGCGCACGCGCCTCCGCAGGTGTAGTAGACGGTCACGTCCATCGGGCGATGCTTGTTCTTCAGGCTCGCCGCGAAGTCCGTTGCGTCGAACACGAAGAACTCCTCCGGCGGTACGTCGAGGTAGGGCTCGCTGCACTTGCCCGTGGACACGAAGTCCCAGGGATTACCGTTCGGAAGATCTCTGCCGTTGTTGCACTTCTTGTCGAACAGCGTCACCGAATCGATCGCGATGCAGCTCGGCCCCGGACTGACGGTGCCGCCGGACATCTTCTTGACCTTGTACGCCGGGTCGAGGGACTGGCCGGGCGCGTCGTAGATCGCGATGGCGATACCCTCCACCGTGATCGGACATGACAGGCCGGCGGTCGCGTTCTGGACCGTCAGGCACATCCTCTTGCCTTTGTTGTCGGTCAGGCTCACCCAGTCCTGGATGAGGGTCACGCGGCAGCTTGCCGTCGGCCCTTCGAACTGGAACGCGAGATCCGGATCGATGGGTTCCACGGCGCCGGCGGTGCAGGCCGCGGGATCGCCGGCGGAGGAGGCGCTGACGAAGGTCTCCAGCGGGACGGACGGGGAGATCGCCGGCGAGCCGTTGTTCCCCACCGTCACGCGAGCGGAGCCCGCTGCGTCGGTGTCGACTGTCCCCGACGGTGTGAGGACCGACGCGGGGGGGTCGACGCCGGGCGGAAGCGTGCCGGCCCAGCGGTCTCGCTTCGAGAACGCCACCGGAGCGCCGGGGATGGGCGTCCCGTTGAGGCTCAGCGTCGCCACCGCCTTGGGCGCCAGCGAGTTCGGCGGAATCCGGCACGGGGCTATGGTGCTGCACCCCGCGGGATTCTCGGAGGCCAGCGTCATCCGGTAGAAGTTCACGTGCTTCACGGTGGAACCGCCGGCCGCGAGGCACGCATCGGTCGAAGGAACCGAAACCGTGAGGTCGGCGCGGGCGCCGGCCGACGTCGCGTCGGCAATGAGCCCGAGGCCGCCCGCGAGCTGCCCGTTTCCGTCCGTGGCGTAGGTCACCGGTCCCACCGATCCCGTGCCGGTCGTGTCGCCCACGGTGGCCCCATTGACCTCGAGCTGCGCGACGACGTCGGTGTAGTTCGGATTCGGCGGGAGGTAGTTCGGATCCAGGGAAAGGGTCAGGTCCACGTCCTGGTTCGGAAGCGGCCCGCTCTCACCGCGAACCGTCACGGTGAATCCGGTGCCGACCGGCGAGCCGCCCGGTCCGGAGACCGTCCCCAGGCAATCGTGCTCGAGCGACACGTCGATCGCGTACAGGTCGAGCTGCACGCTCGCCGAGTCCTCGTAGACGCGGTCAGCTTCGTCGACGCATGTCACGCTCGCGGTGACGATTTCGGCTCCCGGTTCGCCGGCCGCGGCGAAGCCGACGCTCGCCACACCGTCCGCTCCCGTCGCCGCCTGGGTCGCCGACAGCGTGCCCAGGGCCGGATCGGACAGCGAGAAGGTGACGCGCACCCCTTGCGCCAGGTCGCCGTTTCCGTCCCGGACCTCGAACTGCAGCGTTCGCTCCGTGGTACCGTAGACGGAGGTCGCATCCAGCGGGTTCCCGGCGCAAACGGAGGTGATCTCGAGGGGGCAGACCTGGGAGCCGACGCTCTCGGACCGGACCAGGGCCTGGCTCTGGAGGTTCACCACCTCGACCGAGCGGCGAAAGGGCGTCATCTGGTAGTCGAGGCCCTTGGCCCCGGCGCGCCCGGCCTGACCGGCCGCCTCGCGGCCCCCCTCCACCGTCTTCTGGGGCGCGATCGCGTCGTAGGAGATCGCCACGGTGCGAATCGCCCGCAGAAGCGTGGACGGAAGGATCTCGACCGGCTCCCCAGCCGCGTGACTCAGGACGGGATCGCTCATCAGTGCGATCTTGTGTGGCGTCGTGGAGGTGTTCACCGATTCGATGACGAACTTCTCCGCTGTCGAGCCGCTCCCGAGCCGGATGTGGTCCCCAGGTCCGAACTTGCTCGCGTCGGCCACCTCGAGGATGTAGGCGTCCGCCGCGCTCGGGTCGACCGCGGTGCTGAGCGTCGTGGAGTGGTACGCGCCGGCCGACGCCAGCGGATTCTTCGACCAGTCCGCCGAGCCGACGGGCATGTCCCGGTAGGCTTCCTTCTCCGCCTCCGAAAGCACGCCGTCGAAGTTGTCATCTCCCCACAGATACAGGACCGGCGCCCGCGACGACGACGGCGGGCAGGTGTCGATCGCGTCGTTCACGCACTCGGAATCCTCGAGCACGCCGTCGTCGTTCAGATCCTCGGTCAGCCAGTAGGTGAACAGCGGTTCCGGTGTGGTGCCGTCCCCGAACGTGACGCCTGCGACGTTGGTGATCAGGTACGGCGCAATCGGCTCGAGCGCACCGCCGTAGTCCGTGCCGTTCCAGCCGTACACGCGCCGGAACAGGGCGAAATCGAGCGGGTTCGGCGTTTCCGCGGCGGGGTTGTAGCTGCCGTCGGCCGCCTCGGTTCTGTCGCGGAGATCGATCGTGCCGTCACCGTTGGCGTCGATGGTGTACACGTATGTCTCGGCGCCCGTCGAAGACGACGCCGACCCTTCGCCGGTGTAGGTGGAACCATCCGGGAAGGCAATCGTCACCGACGGACCGGCGATCCCGACCGCGTCATCGATATCGGCGTTGAACGCCAGCACGTGGGCGCCCGCATACACCACCGCCTTCTGCCAGGTGGCAGCGTTGTACGGATCCGATCTGACGATGCCGTAGCCGATCTGCTGGGCGCGCCGCGTCAGCTCGTCGATAGCCACGCGGCCGGCCTGGCGCATCGACAGACCGTGGCTCTCGGTCTTGGCGGTCTTGCTGTACTGGGTGAAGAACACGAAGGCCGCGCCGATCACCACCGCGAACAGGCCGATCGCCAGCAGCACCTCGACGTAGCTGAAGCCCGCGCTCCCCCGCGGGCTCCTCGTCTTCCCGTTGGATCCCGTCGATCGGCAGGTACGGCTCATTGTCGTTGCTCCAGACCGGGGTGGAGAAAGACGACCATCCGGTGCGTCTTGAGACCCTGGTGGACGTTCTTCCAACTCACGTCGACGATCACCTGCAGCATTCCGGCCGCCGGCACGTCGTAGTTGAGCGTCACCACCGACTTGTACCGGTCGTATCCGGGAATCTGCCCGAAATCGGCCGTGAACGTCTTCGGCGGTCCGGCGGAGACCGTCTCGTAGGGCAGCGCGTAGTTGGCGAAGTTCGCGGGACCCTGGTAAGGCACGGCCATGAGCCGCTCGATCCGCTCGGCCGCCAGGCTGGTGGCGATCGTCCGCTCTGCCGCCAGCTTGTTCTCCCTGGTCGCGTAGATCGTCAGCGAGGCGGTGCCCAGAGCGACGAACGACAGCAGGAGAATGGCACCCAGCACTTCCACCAGGGTCATTCCCCGCTCCGAACGGCCCGTGCCTGTCGTTCTCCGGCCGGTGGCGGGCATCGTCACAGCTCCTTCCAGGCGCCGTCGACATACTCGAACGCGCGCACGCTGCCGGTGGCCCCCCGGATGCCGACCGCCGAGACGTTGTCGAAGCGATCGCTGAACACGATCACCCCGTTCCCGACGACAGAGGGCGAGTCCTCCGCCGACTCGATCAACCCCGTCGGGGTCGTCATCAACCCCTTGAGGTCGCTGCCCCATCGCGCGGTCGGATCGGGCTGCGGAAGAGACCACGCGTCGGTGAGAATCGACCCGTCGAGAGGGCTCGGAAGCTCGGCCGGATCGACAGGAAGCTCGATCTTCACGCCCGCCGGGAGTTCCGCGGCCGTCACCTGCTTGTCGCCGTCGTCGAACGATCCGGGAACGCTTCCCGAGTCCTCGTGGATGCGGATCGTACCTCCATTCTGATCGATGACGACGAAGTGATTCACCCCGCGGTAGATCGACATCATGCGGGCTTCGTAGATGAAGCTCCTCGTCAGGCGCGAAGCGGCGGTCATGTGGCTCCGCTGCCTGATGGTCTGCCAGCCGAACAGCGAGATCGTGGTCATCAGCGCGATGAGCGCGACGACCATCACGACTTCGGCGAGGGTGTATCCGCGCTCCGCCCGGCGTCCTGCGGGGCCGTCGATGCGGCTGCCCTGGCGGGCCTTCGGCATGAGCACCTCCCGACGCTGGCCCGGATCGCTCGTGGACCCGGCGGATCGACGCGGCGCCCGGCGTCTTCGCCCCGTCGGGGCGAATGTCGGTTCCGCAGCGCCGGTTTCCAAGCTCGCGCGTTGTCCTCCCTGTGTCCCGCTCGTCACGCCTCTCGGGCTCCGGCGGCGCCGGGACGCAGTCCACCGCTCACGCAGAAAGCAATCGGAGTGCCAAACACCCTCACGAGCCGAGCCGCCGTAGGAAGAGGCCGCGCGTTCGTGTGCGGAGGAGTCCGCTCCGTACCGCGGAGACTCGCGAGCACGGCTCGGACGTAGAAGCCGCCGGCACCGCCGGGGCCCTGCGGGGAACGGTCATCCTGTCCGGTGCTGACCGGCTTCGGGCCGCTTTGTCCGGAAGCGACGGGAGCCTTCGCGGCTCTGCGGCGCCGCGGGCGCTGGAGGTGGAGCACGAACGACACGGCACGGTCCGGCCCGGACGCCGTTCCATCCCGGCACAGGCGGTCACCCTGCCGTAACCGCTTTCCCGAGGTCGCGATCGGGGTCCCGGCTGCCGCCATCGGCCGTTTCCGGCGACCGGCGGGCTGCCGGCCGGGACCGACCGGGGCTCCGGGTGGACCGGCTGCGGGCCCGGGACAAACTTCGTATAGGTGAGCCGTCCCCGCCGGGGCGGCCCGGAAGCCCGCCCGAGGCCCCGTGATGGACCTTCTCCAGCGGATCCTGTTCGCCGCGGCCGTGCTTTTCGCGGCGGTTTTCCTCACCCGCTGGGTGCCCCGTCACCCGAGATGGCGGCTCGTCGTCATCCTTCTCAATGTCGCCATCAGCCTCCGCTACCTCTGGTGGCGCGCGACGGAGACGATCAACTGGAGCGGGGGCGCCGGAACCGTTCTCAGCACGACGATCTTCGCCGCGGAGATCTACGGCTTCTTGATCGTCCTGCACCATTACCTCATCGCGACGCGGAGGCTCGATCGGCGGAGCGAGCCGCCGGACGACCGGTTCATGCCGAGCGTCGACGTCTTCATCGCGACCTACGACGAGGAGCCGGACATCCTCTACCGGACGATCGTGGGGTGCCTCGATCTGGACTACCCGCGCAAGAGCGTGTACGTGCTCGACGACGGAAACAGGCCTGAGGTGGAGGAACTCTGCCGGCGTCTCGGCGCCGGCTACATCGCGAGAGAGAAGAACGTCGGTGCGAAGGCCGGAAATCTCAACCACGCCCTCAGCCAGACGGCAGGCGAGCTCATCGCCACTTTCGACGCCGATCACGTGCCGGTGCGCACGTTTCTCCGGGAGACCGTCGGTTTCTTCCGGGATCCGAAGGTGGCGCAGGTCCAGACCCCGCACCATTTCTACAACCCCGATCTGTTCCAGGATCGCCTCAGGATCCGCGAGTACATCGCCAACGAACAGGACATGTTCTACCACGTCGTGCAGCCCGGCCGCGACGTTTACAACTCTAGCTTCTACTGCGGTTCCAGCGCCGTCCTGCGGCGATCGGCCCTGGAAGAGATCGGGGGCTTCCCGACCTCGACCGTCACCGAGGACATCCACACCACACTGCTGCTGCATTCGAAGGGGTACCGGTCGGTCTTCCTGGACAAGGACCTCGCCGCCGGCCTTGCCCCCGAGTCCTATCCCGCCTACCTGACGCAGCGGAAGCGCTGGGCGCGCGGCACCTTCCAGGTGATGCTCACGCAGAAGGGTCTGCTCGCGCCGCGGCTCACGCTGATGCAGCGGATCAACTACCTGGCGACCCTCTGGTACTGGCTGTACGGCTTCCCGAGGGTCGTCTATCTCCTCGCCCCCGTGTTCTTCCTGCTGGCCGGAGTCCGCCCGCTCGTGGTGCGGAACCTGGGAGACCTGCTCTCCTACTACCTGCCGCACCTGGCGATCTCCGTGGCCGGCTTCCAGCTCGTCAACCGCGGCATGCGGCGCATCTTCTGGTCGGACGTGTACGAGTCCTGCATCTCCGTCCAGGTGGCTCTGGCCGCGATCTCGTTCCCCTTCACCTTCCGGCGCCGGGTCCGCTTCGAGGTCACCCCCAAGGGGCGCGCAGCCGATCGCCCGGAGGTGCGCCGCGTGGGGATTCCGCTCGCGCTGATGTCGGCAGCCGTGGCCGTCGCGTTCGTCACCGGCATCGTCCGCCTGATCCTCGGCGGTCGCGATGAAGGGGGGCTTCTCATCAACACGACCTGGGCGGGCTACAATCTGATCGTGCTCGCCATGGGACTGCTCCTGCTGCGCCACCGCATCCAGGAGAGGTCCGCGATCCGCGTCGCGCGCCGCATTCCGCTCGAGCTGCGCTGGGACGGCGGAGGACTCGAAGCCGTCACGAGGGACGTCTCCGAGACGGGGCTCTCGTTCGTTCTCGACGAGGTTCGGCCGCTGCCGCACTCTGCGGAGGTCACGTTGACGGCCAGCGACGGGCGGTCTGTCACGCTCGGCGCGAGGCTCGTCCGCTGCGATATCGGTCCCGACGGCCGGCTCTCGGTCGGAGTCGAGTTCGTCGATCGGACCGAGGAGCAGCACCGCCGGCTGGTGCAGGTCCTGTTCGGCGACCCGGATGCCTGGTCCGGCCCGCATGCCCCGGTGTTCGGCGCTCCCGAGCACCTGCTCCGCTTCGTCCGGTCGATGGTGGCCGTCTTCTCGCCCCGCCGCGCGCTCAGGCGTCTGGCGCCCAGACTTCGCGGCGAGCTGCCGGCGCGCGTCGAGATCCCCGGCGGGGCCCTCTACGACGCCACGACCGTGGACCTCAGCCTCGAGGGCGCGGCGCTGCGGCTCTCGGAGCGCGGCGACGGTGTCTCCGACAGGTTCCGGTTGACGATCCTGTGGAACGCCGTCGAGCGGACCACCGTCGACGCGGAGGTGCGGAGCCGGCGGCGCGGCGGGAGCGGCGAAGCGGTGCTGGGCGTCCGGTTCGTCGATCTCGCTCCCGAGCAGCGTGCCGACCTCGTCAAACACCTGTTCGGGGCTGCTCCCGAGGCGGTGCCGTGGGCGGCTGTCTCATGAGCGCACTGCTGGCGGCGGCGCTGCTTCTCGCGCCGGCCGCGGCGCCGGCCGGCGCGGCAGGGGAGCCGTCGCTCGAGCGCGCCCGCCGGCTGACCTGGGACCGCGAGACGCGCGAACTCGGCATCGCGATGCTGCGGGAGCTCGCTCGCCTCCGTCCCGGCGACGTGGATGTCGGGCTCGAACTCGGACGCGTGTTGACCTGGAGCGAGGCGACGCGGCAGGAGGGCGTGGCGATCCTGCGCCGGCTCGCGGAGGAGGCGCCCGCGCGCTTCGACGTGGCCGAAGCGCTCGCCGAGGTCCTGTCGTGGTCCGCGGAGACTCGGCCGGAGGCGGTTCGGATCCTCAGGGAGGTCGTCGCGCGCGCCCCGGACCGTCGGAGCGCCTGGCTGCTTCTCGCGGAGATCCTGTCGTGGGGTCCGGCGACGCGGGAGGAAGCGGCGGACGTCTATCGCCGCCTGATCCGCCGCGATCCGGACGACGCGCGCGCTCGGGCCGGCCTGGCGCGGCTGTTGTCCTGGGAGGGCGACTTCGGCCAGTCTCTCGACGCCTACCGGGAGGCGCTGGCGCGCGATCCGGCCGAGGCGGAGGCGCGCGTCGGTCTCGCGGAGGTGCTGGGCTGGACGGGACGCCCGCGCGCCGCCCTGGCGGCCCTCGACGAACTCGGAGACGAACAGGCCGACTCTCCCCGTGCCCGCCGGGCGCGCGCGGAGCTTCTGGAGGCGCTCGGCCGCCCGGCCGCGGCGCTCCACGCCTACGAGACGCTGCTCGCGATCGATCCCTCGGACGCCGGGGCCAGGCGGGCGGCGGAACGCCTGCGGTGGCTCCTCGCCCCCCACCTGGGCTTGACCCTTTCCGGCAGCACGGAATCGGGCGATCCCGACACGAGCCGCCTCCGGTTCGCCGAGGCTCCCCTCTCCCTCCGTTGGCACCCCGGCGGATCCGATTCGGAGCTGACGCTGCTCGCGGGCCGCGGATTCTTCGCGAACCGGCGCGGGAGCACGCGGCGGACCGAGGTCGGCGTCGCATGGCGATCGCCGATCGGCCGCCGGCTTCGCGTCGATGGGCGCCTGCTGCACCTCGACCATGACGCCACGGGGGGGCGGGACTGGTCGGGGCGCATCGGGCTGCGAGTTTGGCCGGGTGACCGGGTCGCCCTCGACGCCTTCGCGAGGCGGGAGCCGGAACTCAGCTCGCGGATGACCGCCGCGGGGGAGGTGATCGGGGGGATCGGCTACGGCCCCGTCTTCCTCCGCGAGGCGGGGGGAGGCGCCGCCTTCCGCTTCGGCCGCCGCTGGGATGCGGTGGTGCGGTTTGCCCGCGGCACGATCGCCGGGGCGAACGTCCGGGACAACGGGCGCCGCACCGCCTACGCCGGTCTCGGCGTCAGCTTCCGGCTCGCCGGAGGCCGATGGCGCCTCGGATACAGCTACTTCGCGATGAGCCACGACCGAGACCTCGGCGGCTTCCCCCCCGCCGACCTCCAGGGCGACGGCCTGGGGGCAAGAGGTGCCGGCGGGTACTTCTCTCCGCTGTCCTTCCGCAATCAGATGCTCAGGGCCGACGTGTCCTGGGCCGCCCCGGGCCGCTGGCGCGTCGAGCTGGCGGCGGCAGCGGGGCGCCAGCGCGTGCGGGACGTGGCGGCCCCTGCAGGCGCCGGCGACACCTCGTCCGAGGTTCGGCTGGCCTACCGGCGCCGGATCGGACGCCGCCTCGAGCTGTTGCTGAGCGGCGAGCGCCTCGACGTCGCGGCCGCCTTCGACCGGACCCGGGTGACGCTCGCTCTCGATTGGGCCCTGCTCCGCCCTCAGCCGCCGAGAAGCCGAGGCAGCAGGTAGAAGACGGCCCCGAACACGAGCCGGAAGTGCTGCGTGAAGTCGAGCGCGATCACGAACAGCAGCGGGTACAGCAGCGCCGGCCGCCGGTCGAAGGCCGCGGCCACCATGTCGAAGGGCCGCGGGTTGCGGGCCGCCGCTGACATCAGGGCCGCAGAGGAGACGGCGCCCAGGCACCCGCCGACCACGGCGTCGCTCGCGTAGTGCAGTCCGGTGGCGACCCTCGCCACGCACAGGAAGACCGCCGCCGAAAGTCCCCAGACTCCCCAGCGCCGGGACCAGGCGAACAGCGCCACGGCGAGCGCCACGAACAAGGCGGCGTGATCGGAGGGGAAGGCGCCGAACCCCGCCATCCCCGACACGAGTTCGCGCCAGCGCGCGGGATCGATCGGGATCCGCAACGCCTCCCGCTCGAGAGGTCGCTCCAGATCGCTGGCGAAGGCGACGACCCGCGTGGCGACGAAAGCGAGCGCGACCGCTGTCGCCGCCGCCACGCACCGGCGCCGCGACAGCCGGACTCCCGGCGGCTGGGCCTGAGCCGCGGCGGCGAGCGGCACCGATCCTCCGCGCCGGCCCTCCGCGTCGGTCCACCACAGGCCGAGCAACAGCGCCACACAGCCGGCGAGGGGTACCGGCCCGCAGAGGAACAGCAGGAGCTCGAACGCAGGGCGTGACGACCCCGCGAGGGCGTTCAACCAGAGAGTGAGCTGCCGGTCCAGTGGGAACATCCGAGCGATCCGCTGTCAACATCGACGCTCCGGCGAGTCTGGTCAAGCGGGGTGCGCTCCCACGGGAGGGAGGCCCGTGCGGAGGGTGGTTGAAGCGCGAATTCGGGCCGGACTAAGCTGCCGGCGCGCGAAGGGGCGCGACGGGCGACGGCCCGGCGGAGAGGCCCGGCATGGGCGCCACGACGGGCAAGGCGCGGGAGTCCTCGCGGAAGCCCCGGCGCTTGCCGCTCGAAGGACGGCACGTCTGCCTGTGCGGGCGGTTCGCCTCGATGTCCCGCGGGCAGTTCGCCGCGTTGGTGCGGCGGATGGGCGGGCGCGTGGGGCGCCTCACCGAGGGCACCGACCTGCTGGTGGTCGGAAGGGACCGGTTGCCGCTGCGGGAGGACGGGCGGCTCGCCGGCCTGCTCGAGCGGGCTCGCGAGTTCCAGGATCGCGGTTTCCCGCTCGAGGTCATCGGCGAGCAGCGGCTTCTCGAGCGCCTCGGCCTCGCCGGCCGCGAGGAGACGGGCCCCCAGCGGCTGTACACGACGGCCCAGCTGAGCCGCATCCTCGGCGTTCCAGGTGCGCGGATCAGGGGATGGGTGCGGCGCGGGATCATCCGGCCGGTCCGGACGGTTCACCGGTTGCACCTCTTCGACTTCCGCCAGGTGGCCGAGGCGCAAATGCTGCGCCGGCTCCTGGACGCGGGCGTCGCACTCTCCCGCATCAGGCGCACGCTCGAGCTCCTTCGCCGCTGGGTCCCCGAGACCGAGGTCACGCTCACCCGCCTCGCCCGACTCGAGGCCGATCGCCGCCTCGCGGTGAGGCTCGGCGACGGCGGCCTGGCCGAGCCCTCCGGCCAGTTGCGGCTCCCGTTCGGTCCGTCCGCTCCCCGAACGGCGGTGGGACCGGAGGAGTGGCTCGAGCGCGCGGCCGGCCTCGAGGAGGCGGAGTGCTACGCCGAAGCGGTGCGGGCCTACGAGCGGGCGCTCCTCGCGGGCGCGGCGGACGCCGAGACCTACTTCCGCCTCGGAAACCTGCTGTTCGCGCTCGAGCGGTACGACGAAGCACGGCGCCGCTTCGTCGACGCTCTCGAAAGGGATCCTCACTACGTCGAGGCATGGAACAACCTCGCCAGCGTCCTGGGCGAGCTCGGGCTCTGGGAACGCGCAGTCCATGCCGCTCGCCGCGCGGTCGATCTCGCCCCCGGTTTCGCCGACGCGCACTACAATCTTGCGCTCGCGCTGGCGGCCACGGGGCGGCTCGAGGATGCGCGGCATCACGCCCGCATCTACCTCGCACACGATGCGACCAGCGAGTGGGCCGCGGCACTGCGCGATCTGGTGGGGCCGGAGCGAACGTGAACCCGGCCGGCGCGTACGGAGGATGGCGATGGCGTGGATCCGGACGATCGGGGAAAGTGAAGCCTGCGGGCGGCTCGCGGCGATCTACCGGGCGGCGGCTCGGCGGGCCGGGAAGGTCTCGGGCATCGTGCGGGTGATGTCGCTCGACCCCGGCGTGGCGCATGCGTCGATGCGCCTGTACGAAGAGACGACGGTGAGGTCCGACTCGCCCCTGCCGCGCTGGTTCCGCGAGCTGATCGCAGTGACCGTGTCGCGACTGAACGCGTGTCACTACTGAACGCGCTCGCACACAGAGGACCTCCGGGCCGAGGCTCCCCCCGAAAAGCTGGATGCGCTTCTCTCCGACGACCCCACGCCGGCGTTGACCCCGGCGCAGGCGGCTCTGCTCGCCTATGCGAAGAAGCTCACCCTCGCCCCCGCGAAGTGCCGGCGGGAGGACGTGGAAGCCCTTCGCGCCGCGGGAGCGAGCGACGAGGAGATCCACAGCGCGGTGCAGGTGGCCGCCTACTTCAACTACATCAATCGAATCGCGGACGGGCTGGGCGTCGAACCCGAGCCGGAGTGGAGTTCCGACTGAACCGCGTCAGCGCGCGTAGGCCATGCGGCACTCCACCGACACGATCTCCGCGGGGTCGGTGGAGATGGACACGGGCCAGCGGACCTTCCAGCCGGGCTCCATCGGTCCGAGCTGGTTGGCCGAGAGGACGACCTTGGCCACGCCGCGCTGGTAGCCGTCGGCGTCGAGCGCCCGGCACCAGATCACGACCTCCTGGAGGGTGCGCTCTGTCCCGTTCTCGTAGGTGATCTCGCAGCGAACGCGGCGGAACTTCTCGTCTTTTTCGAAGTCCGCGCACCCGCCCAGCACGCCGGCGGCATCACCCACGAGCGCGGGAGGGCGGCCGCTGGCCGGCACCCGGGCCGCAGGCCCCACCGGAGCGCCGACGCATCCGCAGCCGAGCGCGATCGACACCGCCGCGAACCAGTATCTCGCCATCACCTCTTCTCCTCCTCCGGTCACGCCGGACGCTGTGGCGCAGCTTCGTTCCGGCGATATCGCCGGCGCCCTTCCCGGGCTACGCCGGTGTCGCACGGAGGCGACACCGAGGGCCGCCGGACGGCAATCGCTCGGCTCCAAGCCCCTGAAACGGCGGGGGATGATCCGGTGGC of Acidobacteriota bacterium contains these proteins:
- a CDS encoding peroxidase; the encoded protein is MAWIRTIGESEACGRLAAIYRAAARRAGKVSGIVRVMSLDPGVAHASMRLYEETTVRSDSPLPRWFRELIAVTVSRLNACHY
- a CDS encoding phosphatase PAP2 family protein — encoded protein: MFPLDRQLTLWLNALAGSSRPAFELLLFLCGPVPLAGCVALLLGLWWTDAEGRRGGSVPLAAAAQAQPPGVRLSRRRCVAAATAVALAFVATRVVAFASDLERPLEREALRIPIDPARWRELVSGMAGFGAFPSDHAALFVALAVALFAWSRRWGVWGLSAAVFLCVARVATGLHYASDAVVGGCLGAVSSAALMSAAARNPRPFDMVAAAFDRRPALLYPLLFVIALDFTQHFRLVFGAVFYLLPRLLGG
- a CDS encoding tetratricopeptide repeat protein; amino-acid sequence: MGATTGKARESSRKPRRLPLEGRHVCLCGRFASMSRGQFAALVRRMGGRVGRLTEGTDLLVVGRDRLPLREDGRLAGLLERAREFQDRGFPLEVIGEQRLLERLGLAGREETGPQRLYTTAQLSRILGVPGARIRGWVRRGIIRPVRTVHRLHLFDFRQVAEAQMLRRLLDAGVALSRIRRTLELLRRWVPETEVTLTRLARLEADRRLAVRLGDGGLAEPSGQLRLPFGPSAPRTAVGPEEWLERAAGLEEAECYAEAVRAYERALLAGAADAETYFRLGNLLFALERYDEARRRFVDALERDPHYVEAWNNLASVLGELGLWERAVHAARRAVDLAPGFADAHYNLALALAATGRLEDARHHARIYLAHDATSEWAAALRDLVGPERT
- a CDS encoding glycosyltransferase, translating into MDLLQRILFAAAVLFAAVFLTRWVPRHPRWRLVVILLNVAISLRYLWWRATETINWSGGAGTVLSTTIFAAEIYGFLIVLHHYLIATRRLDRRSEPPDDRFMPSVDVFIATYDEEPDILYRTIVGCLDLDYPRKSVYVLDDGNRPEVEELCRRLGAGYIAREKNVGAKAGNLNHALSQTAGELIATFDADHVPVRTFLRETVGFFRDPKVAQVQTPHHFYNPDLFQDRLRIREYIANEQDMFYHVVQPGRDVYNSSFYCGSSAVLRRSALEEIGGFPTSTVTEDIHTTLLLHSKGYRSVFLDKDLAAGLAPESYPAYLTQRKRWARGTFQVMLTQKGLLAPRLTLMQRINYLATLWYWLYGFPRVVYLLAPVFFLLAGVRPLVVRNLGDLLSYYLPHLAISVAGFQLVNRGMRRIFWSDVYESCISVQVALAAISFPFTFRRRVRFEVTPKGRAADRPEVRRVGIPLALMSAAVAVAFVTGIVRLILGGRDEGGLLINTTWAGYNLIVLAMGLLLLRHRIQERSAIRVARRIPLELRWDGGGLEAVTRDVSETGLSFVLDEVRPLPHSAEVTLTASDGRSVTLGARLVRCDIGPDGRLSVGVEFVDRTEEQHRRLVQVLFGDPDAWSGPHAPVFGAPEHLLRFVRSMVAVFSPRRALRRLAPRLRGELPARVEIPGGALYDATTVDLSLEGAALRLSERGDGVSDRFRLTILWNAVERTTVDAEVRSRRRGGSGEAVLGVRFVDLAPEQRADLVKHLFGAAPEAVPWAAVS
- a CDS encoding prepilin-type N-terminal cleavage/methylation domain-containing protein: MPKARQGSRIDGPAGRRAERGYTLAEVVMVVALIALMTTISLFGWQTIRQRSHMTAASRLTRSFIYEARMMSIYRGVNHFVVIDQNGGTIRIHEDSGSVPGSFDDGDKQVTAAELPAGVKIELPVDPAELPSPLDGSILTDAWSLPQPDPTARWGSDLKGLMTTPTGLIESAEDSPSVVGNGVIVFSDRFDNVSAVGIRGATGSVRAFEYVDGAWKEL